Proteins encoded together in one Gemmatimonadota bacterium DH-78 window:
- a CDS encoding lyase: protein MSWSARLATLASLPLVTLVLPPEVAAQETLAIDEWEVPWAESRPRDPYVAPDGRVWFVGQRSHYAAVLDPASGEFTRYDLLEGAGPHNLIVDDEGTVWYAGNADRHIGRLDPATGEIERFDMPDERARDPHTLLFGADDDIWFTVQGGNFVGHFDPSSGDVELVEAPSTEGRGGQPGSSRPYGIKLDSEGRPWIVLFNTNKVATVDPETMELVTFDLPDETTRPRRLEIDSRDDVWYVDYANGRLGRLDTDTGEVTEWDNPGGSDSRPYGMAIDADDRVWFVETGHQPNTFVGFDPATEEFFSITEVGSGGGAIRHMYYDADENVVWFGTDANTVGRATLPPLTRRVISQQ from the coding sequence ATGTCCTGGTCGGCCCGCCTTGCCACACTCGCGTCGCTCCCGCTGGTCACACTCGTGCTCCCCCCCGAGGTCGCGGCGCAGGAGACGCTCGCGATCGACGAGTGGGAGGTGCCCTGGGCGGAGTCGAGACCCCGCGATCCCTACGTCGCTCCCGACGGGCGCGTCTGGTTCGTCGGGCAGCGCTCGCACTACGCGGCCGTGCTCGACCCCGCGAGCGGCGAGTTCACCCGGTACGACCTCCTCGAGGGAGCCGGGCCCCACAACCTGATCGTGGACGACGAGGGAACCGTCTGGTACGCGGGCAACGCCGACCGCCACATCGGTCGCCTCGACCCCGCGACCGGCGAGATCGAGCGCTTCGACATGCCCGACGAGCGGGCGCGCGATCCGCACACCCTGCTCTTCGGTGCCGACGACGACATCTGGTTCACCGTGCAGGGAGGGAACTTCGTCGGGCACTTCGATCCGTCGAGCGGCGATGTGGAGCTGGTGGAGGCTCCCTCCACCGAGGGGCGCGGCGGTCAGCCGGGAAGCAGCCGACCCTACGGCATCAAGCTCGATTCCGAGGGCCGTCCCTGGATCGTGCTGTTCAACACCAACAAGGTCGCCACCGTCGATCCCGAGACTATGGAGCTGGTCACTTTCGACCTGCCCGACGAGACCACGCGTCCGCGCCGCCTCGAGATCGATTCGCGAGACGACGTCTGGTACGTGGACTACGCCAACGGTCGCCTGGGGCGCCTCGACACCGACACCGGCGAGGTGACCGAGTGGGACAACCCGGGCGGGTCGGATTCCCGTCCGTACGGCATGGCGATCGACGCCGACGACCGCGTCTGGTTCGTGGAGACCGGCCACCAGCCGAACACCTTCGTAGGCTTCGATCCTGCCACCGAAGAGTTCTTCTCGATCACCGAGGTCGGCTCGGGCGGCGGGGCGATTCGCCACATGTACTACGACGCCGACGAGAACGTCGTCTGGTTCGGAACCGATGCGAACACGGTGGGGCGGGCGACACTTCCGCCGCTCACCCGCCGGGTGATCTCGCAGCAGTAG
- a CDS encoding glycine--tRNA ligase: protein MADHDVMDKLVSLCKRRGYIFQSSEIYGGTGSVWDYGPLGVELKRNVKDLWWSAMVHQRDDVEGLDAAILMHPRVWEASGHVDGFTDPLVECGNCHRRFRADLPEVAGGQCPSCGTRDAFGEARSFNLMFKTFMGPVEEEASTIYLRPETAQGSYVNFLNIQGAARQRVPFGIAQIGKAFRNEITPGNFIFRTREFEQMELQFFVEPGTDDEWFDRWLDTRMKWHLSLGIREEKLRVHPHGPDELAHYAKKAVDIEYEYPFGWKEFEGVHNRTDFDLGRHQEYSGKRLEYIEPGTNRRFLPYVIETAVGVDRTMLVALVDAYREESVEGEERVVLALHPRLAPVKAAVFPLVKKDGLPEVARKLHDELRAATIPSFYDEAGSIGRRYRRQDETGTPWCITVDGQTLEDDSVTIRDRDSLEQVRVGLSQVRGWIRERLDDA from the coding sequence ATGGCCGACCACGACGTGATGGACAAGCTCGTGTCGCTCTGCAAGCGACGCGGATACATCTTCCAGTCTTCGGAGATCTACGGCGGCACCGGCTCGGTGTGGGACTACGGTCCCCTCGGTGTCGAGTTGAAGCGCAACGTCAAGGATCTGTGGTGGAGCGCGATGGTGCACCAGCGCGACGATGTGGAGGGCCTCGATGCGGCCATCCTCATGCACCCGCGGGTGTGGGAGGCCTCGGGCCACGTCGACGGCTTCACCGACCCGCTGGTGGAGTGCGGCAACTGTCACCGCCGATTCCGCGCCGACCTGCCGGAGGTGGCCGGTGGCCAGTGCCCCTCGTGCGGCACCCGGGACGCCTTCGGCGAGGCGCGCTCGTTCAACCTCATGTTCAAGACCTTCATGGGGCCGGTGGAAGAGGAGGCCTCGACGATCTATCTGCGGCCGGAGACGGCGCAGGGGTCGTACGTGAACTTCCTCAACATCCAGGGGGCCGCCCGCCAGCGGGTGCCCTTCGGGATCGCCCAGATCGGCAAGGCGTTCCGCAACGAGATCACCCCGGGCAACTTCATCTTCCGCACGCGCGAGTTCGAGCAGATGGAGCTGCAGTTCTTCGTGGAGCCCGGCACCGACGACGAGTGGTTCGACCGCTGGCTCGACACCCGCATGAAGTGGCACCTCTCGCTGGGCATCCGCGAGGAGAAGCTGCGCGTGCACCCGCACGGCCCCGACGAGCTGGCGCACTACGCCAAGAAGGCCGTCGACATCGAGTACGAGTACCCCTTCGGCTGGAAGGAATTCGAGGGCGTTCACAACCGCACCGACTTCGACCTCGGCCGACACCAGGAGTACTCCGGGAAGCGGCTGGAGTACATCGAGCCGGGCACCAACCGCCGGTTCCTGCCCTATGTGATCGAGACGGCGGTGGGGGTGGATCGCACCATGCTCGTGGCTCTGGTCGACGCCTACCGCGAGGAGTCGGTCGAGGGGGAGGAGCGCGTGGTGCTGGCGCTTCACCCGCGGCTGGCCCCGGTCAAGGCCGCGGTCTTCCCGCTGGTGAAGAAGGACGGGCTGCCCGAGGTGGCGCGAAAGCTCCACGACGAGCTGCGCGCCGCCACGATCCCCTCCTTCTACGACGAGGCGGGGTCCATCGGGCGTCGCTACCGCCGGCAGGATGAGACGGGGACTCCGTGGTGCATCACGGTCGACGGGCAGACGCTGGAGGACGATTCGGTCACGATCCGCGACCGCGATTCGCTGGAGCAGGTGCGCGTGGGGCTGAGCCAGGTGCGAGGCTGGATCCGGGAGCGTCTCGACGATGCGTAG
- a CDS encoding NifU family protein yields MLTFTDRAREMLGSFLDQGDGELEYLRIAMVGSPAAPEFELTLVSPGEQRDDEQKVEVGAITVLIADAQADRLEGATVDFVERVNESGFEVRPRVSGAAADLPTPTGPVADRVIEVLQDQVNPAIASHGGAINLVDVKGTEIYLEMSGGCQGCAMSRLTLRQGVERMLRQAIPELTAVHDITDHASGVNPYFEA; encoded by the coding sequence ATGCTGACCTTCACCGACCGCGCCCGAGAGATGCTCGGCTCCTTCCTCGACCAGGGCGACGGAGAGTTGGAATACCTGCGCATCGCCATGGTCGGCTCGCCGGCGGCCCCCGAGTTCGAACTCACCCTGGTCTCGCCGGGAGAGCAGCGCGACGACGAGCAGAAGGTGGAGGTGGGCGCGATCACGGTGCTCATCGCCGACGCGCAGGCCGATCGCCTCGAAGGCGCCACCGTCGACTTCGTGGAACGGGTGAACGAGAGCGGCTTCGAGGTGCGGCCACGGGTGTCGGGCGCGGCCGCCGATCTGCCCACCCCCACCGGCCCGGTGGCCGATCGGGTGATCGAGGTGCTCCAGGACCAGGTGAATCCGGCGATCGCCAGCCACGGCGGTGCCATCAACCTGGTGGATGTGAAGGGCACCGAGATCTACCTCGAGATGTCGGGCGGCTGCCAGGGCTGCGCGATGTCGCGGCTCACCCTGCGGCAGGGGGTGGAGCGCATGCTCCGTCAGGCCATCCCCGAGTTGACGGCGGTGCACGACATCACCGATCACGCCAGCGGGGTGAATCCCTACTTCGAGGCGTAG
- a CDS encoding M6 family metalloprotease domain-containing protein, which translates to MHGIAPTLRSGFLAAALVALAGGSPLSAQIDDVELLGLQYGTRPPQAYLDARDAGRLPGGGMTFQRGWAARNPSLRATRPGEGPLPRFEVSSVALEGGMPAAVLGRRDGPVEGTFRFPLILGYYADDAGPPVYDAATVQREFFDGPNSRYRTIPEYYDAMSGGRMDLRGETFAWVQAALTERETTGTSSGLGQDGRVSSFIISLLEQLDDGSVDWGRYDNDGPDGIPNSGDDDGFVDVLAVFHPQWGAECGGAGRNDRIWSHKFSLTAAADYELEAGHGGPYATATPAASGGTIRIDDYTIQPVISCDRGNINEIGVLAHELGHGFGLPDLYSTGSSDHAGIGRWGLMGQGAWGCASNTPERPCGMTAWSRAVLGWVEVETLAPDTDHRDVVLEPVGTSGRVLRLDARDGSDDYFLLENRQRTGFDLDLFSPGLLVWHIDPDWTASRWPANRVNADDRHLGVGLVQADGLRQLATEGVGGNRGDGADPFPGDSGVTAFHAGRAPHAYSHDGAPAGVTLTEIALQGDAVTLRATSGFRTVTVGVTGTADASLVAVDDLPLASSGQTFLRAPFEALVLSAEAGEPLGPGRRRPFVQWIDQPSASKQRVLIVPVADDPSVTAEYGGEEVSLAVELEGGVLGVEPGAVVPTPASSDLWVPLGTAVSFRADATAGFAFDDWTGGWAGQPNPFTLTPSGPVVVGARFRLTFTSLARALVGGSAVLDDRLTEALDDAGNNDGRYDVGDLRAHLRAGGGS; encoded by the coding sequence ATGCACGGCATCGCCCCCACCCTCCGCTCCGGCTTCCTGGCCGCCGCACTGGTCGCCCTGGCGGGCGGGAGTCCCCTCTCGGCGCAGATCGACGACGTCGAGTTGTTGGGACTCCAGTACGGCACCCGACCCCCGCAGGCCTACCTCGATGCCCGCGACGCCGGCCGACTCCCCGGAGGCGGCATGACCTTCCAGCGCGGCTGGGCGGCGCGGAACCCGTCGCTGCGGGCCACGCGCCCGGGAGAGGGGCCGCTGCCCCGCTTCGAGGTGTCGAGCGTCGCCCTGGAGGGCGGGATGCCGGCCGCGGTGCTCGGCCGGCGCGACGGGCCGGTGGAGGGCACCTTTCGCTTTCCGTTGATCCTGGGCTACTACGCCGACGACGCGGGGCCGCCGGTGTACGACGCCGCCACCGTGCAGCGCGAGTTCTTCGACGGGCCCAACTCGCGATACCGCACGATCCCCGAGTACTACGATGCGATGTCGGGGGGGCGGATGGACCTGCGAGGGGAGACCTTCGCCTGGGTGCAGGCTGCGCTGACCGAGAGGGAGACGACGGGCACGAGCAGCGGGCTGGGTCAGGACGGCCGGGTGTCGTCGTTCATCATCAGCCTGCTCGAGCAACTCGACGACGGGTCGGTGGACTGGGGGCGGTACGACAACGACGGTCCCGACGGAATCCCCAACTCGGGCGACGACGACGGCTTCGTCGACGTGCTGGCGGTCTTCCACCCGCAGTGGGGAGCCGAGTGCGGGGGGGCAGGCCGCAACGACCGCATCTGGTCGCACAAGTTCAGCCTCACGGCGGCAGCCGACTACGAGTTGGAGGCCGGGCACGGCGGCCCGTACGCGACCGCTACCCCGGCGGCCTCGGGGGGCACCATCCGCATCGACGACTACACGATTCAGCCGGTGATCTCCTGCGACCGGGGCAACATCAACGAGATCGGCGTGCTCGCGCACGAGCTCGGCCACGGCTTCGGGCTGCCCGACCTGTACAGCACGGGCAGCAGCGACCACGCGGGCATCGGTCGGTGGGGGCTGATGGGTCAGGGGGCCTGGGGCTGCGCGAGCAACACGCCGGAGCGGCCCTGCGGCATGACGGCCTGGAGCCGGGCGGTGCTCGGGTGGGTGGAGGTGGAGACGCTCGCCCCCGACACCGATCACCGCGACGTGGTACTGGAGCCGGTGGGTACCTCCGGGCGGGTGCTGCGTCTCGACGCCCGCGACGGCTCCGACGACTATTTTCTGCTCGAGAACCGTCAGCGCACCGGCTTCGACCTCGACCTCTTCTCGCCCGGGCTGCTCGTCTGGCACATCGACCCGGACTGGACGGCCTCTCGCTGGCCCGCCAACCGGGTGAACGCCGACGACCGGCACCTCGGGGTGGGGCTCGTGCAGGCCGACGGGCTGCGGCAGCTGGCGACCGAAGGCGTCGGCGGCAACCGCGGCGACGGAGCCGACCCCTTTCCGGGAGACTCGGGCGTGACCGCCTTTCACGCGGGCCGCGCTCCACATGCGTACAGCCACGATGGAGCGCCGGCGGGAGTGACGCTCACGGAGATCGCGTTGCAGGGCGACGCCGTCACGCTGCGCGCCACCTCGGGGTTCCGCACGGTCACCGTGGGCGTGACCGGCACCGCCGACGCCTCGCTGGTGGCGGTCGACGACCTGCCCCTCGCCTCCAGCGGGCAGACGTTCCTGCGCGCGCCCTTCGAGGCGCTCGTGCTGTCGGCCGAGGCGGGCGAGCCGCTCGGGCCGGGGCGGCGTCGCCCCTTCGTGCAGTGGATCGATCAGCCCTCGGCGTCGAAGCAGCGGGTGCTGATCGTGCCGGTGGCCGACGACCCCTCGGTGACGGCCGAGTACGGGGGCGAGGAGGTGTCGCTCGCCGTGGAGCTCGAGGGTGGCGTGCTCGGCGTGGAGCCGGGGGCCGTGGTGCCCACGCCCGCGAGCTCCGACCTGTGGGTGCCGCTCGGCACCGCCGTGTCGTTCCGCGCCGACGCCACCGCCGGCTTCGCCTTCGACGACTGGACGGGCGGGTGGGCCGGGCAGCCCAATCCCTTCACCCTCACGCCGAGCGGGCCGGTGGTGGTGGGCGCGCGTTTCCGGCTCACCTTCACCTCGCTCGCCCGCGCCCTCGTGGGCGGGTCGGCCGTGCTCGACGACCGGCTGACCGAAGCCCTCGACGACGCGGGCAACAACGACGGGCGCTACGACGTGGGCGACCTGCGAGCCCATCTGCGGGCGGGGGGCGGCTCGTGA
- a CDS encoding ATPase, T2SS/T4P/T4SS family: MHSPTSADHWIARAVRRAGLVDQVPEGIVASDAAVPDAWEAIRDAIHSDDATMATAIAKFFRTPVAQLEKAQPTAVQLLPPSVAHKYLVFPLADQNRTLLVATCNPADLEAEREIGFASGRRPEFVVAAPALLREAIDLAYEPDRAVEDVLGRMGDMDRVSLEVLEEAEAEAEADEADLESGPAVKLANLILHEAISQGASDIHIQPTVTGGVVRFRVDGVLRTSVQFPLPVMNRVVSRIKVVGKMDIADRLRPQDGRAQILNQGRKFDLRISTVPVRGAEKVVIRILDPSAVGTLEETGLPTGDLDTLRHLLRQRDGIVVVTGPTGSGKTTTLYGALTEIATEEVNIMTVEDPVEYELAGLAQIQVETKKGVTFASALRAILRQDPDVIFVGEIRDSETAEMAAQASLTGHLVLATVHANDAVGAIRRLTDIGLDVGTVVQTLRGSLAQRLVRKVCSDCVEPIGDDLTDDEWEMAERFGVTPVVRAVGCDACHFQGYRGRVPVAEIMEMSPALESMVLAGATPQKVEARARAEGMRSLLEAALERVEAGETTLEEVQRVLGDTLEGTAEGESATGGEGLPASPGLPPDELDLEEGHRVLLVDDDPVTRAVARALLERDRFEVQEAEDGREAVDILLRDPDFSIVVLDLDMPRLDGASALKEIRGMPATAALPAIVLTGRTEADVEAELLRSGADDYLNKPIDAVRFGARVHAALRRVRG; encoded by the coding sequence ATGCACTCCCCCACATCCGCCGATCACTGGATCGCCCGGGCCGTTCGCAGGGCCGGGCTGGTGGATCAGGTGCCGGAAGGGATCGTTGCGTCCGACGCGGCGGTCCCGGACGCCTGGGAGGCGATCCGCGACGCGATCCACTCCGACGACGCCACGATGGCGACGGCGATCGCCAAGTTCTTCCGGACTCCCGTGGCGCAACTCGAGAAGGCTCAGCCGACCGCCGTTCAGCTGCTGCCGCCGTCGGTCGCGCACAAGTACCTGGTTTTTCCGCTGGCCGACCAGAACCGCACCCTCCTCGTGGCCACCTGCAACCCGGCCGACCTCGAGGCCGAGCGGGAGATCGGATTCGCCTCGGGCCGCCGCCCGGAGTTCGTGGTGGCCGCGCCGGCGCTGCTGCGCGAGGCGATCGACCTCGCCTACGAGCCCGACCGCGCCGTGGAGGACGTGCTCGGGCGCATGGGCGACATGGACCGGGTTTCGCTCGAGGTGCTCGAGGAGGCCGAGGCCGAGGCGGAGGCCGACGAGGCCGACCTCGAGTCGGGTCCGGCGGTCAAGCTCGCCAACCTGATCCTGCACGAGGCCATCTCGCAGGGCGCGAGCGACATCCACATCCAGCCCACGGTCACCGGCGGCGTCGTACGCTTCCGCGTCGACGGGGTGCTGCGCACGAGCGTGCAGTTTCCGCTCCCGGTCATGAACCGGGTCGTGTCACGGATCAAGGTGGTCGGCAAGATGGACATCGCCGACCGCCTGCGCCCCCAGGACGGGCGCGCGCAGATTCTCAATCAGGGGCGGAAGTTCGACCTCCGCATCTCCACCGTGCCGGTGCGGGGCGCCGAGAAGGTGGTGATCCGGATCCTCGACCCGTCGGCCGTGGGCACGCTCGAGGAGACCGGGCTGCCCACCGGCGATCTCGATACGCTGCGTCACCTGCTCCGCCAGCGGGACGGCATCGTGGTGGTCACCGGCCCGACCGGCTCGGGAAAGACGACCACCCTCTACGGCGCACTCACCGAGATCGCCACGGAAGAGGTGAACATCATGACGGTGGAGGACCCGGTCGAGTACGAACTCGCCGGGCTCGCGCAGATCCAGGTCGAGACCAAGAAGGGCGTGACCTTCGCCTCGGCGCTGCGCGCGATTCTCCGACAGGACCCGGACGTGATCTTCGTCGGCGAGATCCGCGACTCCGAGACGGCCGAGATGGCCGCGCAGGCCTCGCTCACCGGCCACCTCGTGCTCGCCACCGTGCACGCCAACGACGCCGTCGGTGCGATTCGCCGCCTGACCGACATCGGGCTCGATGTCGGCACGGTGGTGCAGACGCTCCGTGGCTCTCTCGCCCAGCGACTGGTCCGCAAGGTCTGCAGCGACTGCGTGGAGCCGATCGGCGACGACCTGACCGACGACGAATGGGAGATGGCCGAGCGCTTCGGGGTCACCCCGGTGGTGCGGGCCGTCGGCTGCGACGCCTGCCACTTCCAGGGCTACCGCGGCCGCGTGCCGGTGGCCGAGATCATGGAGATGTCGCCCGCGCTGGAGTCGATGGTGCTCGCCGGTGCGACGCCGCAGAAGGTGGAGGCGAGGGCCCGCGCGGAGGGCATGCGGTCGCTGCTCGAGGCCGCTCTGGAGCGGGTCGAGGCCGGAGAGACCACCCTCGAGGAGGTCCAGCGGGTGCTGGGCGATACGCTCGAGGGGACAGCGGAGGGCGAGTCCGCCACCGGCGGGGAGGGCCTCCCGGCATCCCCCGGCCTCCCGCCGGACGAGCTCGACCTCGAGGAGGGCCACCGGGTGCTCCTGGTGGACGACGACCCGGTCACCCGCGCGGTGGCGCGGGCGCTGCTCGAACGGGATCGCTTCGAGGTGCAGGAGGCGGAGGACGGTCGCGAGGCCGTCGACATTCTCCTCCGCGATCCCGACTTCTCCATCGTTGTGCTCGACCTCGACATGCCCCGGCTCGACGGAGCGTCGGCGCTGAAGGAGATTCGCGGCATGCCGGCCACCGCCGCCCTTCCCGCGATCGTGCTCACCGGCCGGACGGAGGCGGACGTCGAGGCGGAACTGCTCCGCTCCGGCGCCGACGATTACCTGAACAAGCCGATCGATGCGGTTCGCTTCGGCGCGCGGGTGCATGCGGCCCTGCGTCGCGTGAGAGGCTAG
- a CDS encoding DUF481 domain-containing protein, protein MRSGRRGGVALWAAAAAAVAVAFAPAAGAGQEGDDESPWTLEGEVGTSLYFGASDQTAFLINGGAEHESDDVVFGGEAGFEYGEARVLEGEPYVNKRSWSSKLNLDYAPDDRINPFLSLTAEGSYERRIDLRLSGGLGARYQFVQGGSGRLDLSLSALVERTDPRVESDEDDEIELLARGSARFRARRSMREGGVVFDLVSFYKPALQEPSEDYTVEVTSSLTFALTNSVGLKLSLSDKYDSLAENRGARDNHDGRLFFSLTAASR, encoded by the coding sequence ATGCGTAGCGGGCGGCGCGGCGGGGTGGCGCTGTGGGCCGCCGCCGCCGCCGCGGTGGCGGTGGCCTTCGCGCCGGCGGCCGGGGCGGGGCAGGAGGGCGACGACGAGTCTCCCTGGACGCTCGAGGGCGAGGTGGGCACGAGTCTGTACTTCGGCGCCTCCGACCAGACGGCGTTCCTCATCAACGGGGGTGCCGAGCACGAGTCCGACGACGTGGTCTTCGGGGGCGAGGCCGGCTTCGAGTACGGCGAGGCCCGCGTGCTCGAGGGCGAGCCGTACGTGAACAAGCGTTCGTGGAGTTCGAAGCTCAACCTCGACTACGCCCCCGACGACCGGATCAACCCGTTTCTCTCGCTCACGGCCGAGGGCAGCTACGAGCGCCGCATCGACCTCCGCCTCAGCGGGGGCCTCGGCGCCCGCTACCAGTTCGTGCAGGGGGGCAGCGGCCGACTGGATCTGAGTCTGTCGGCCCTCGTGGAGCGCACCGACCCCCGCGTCGAGTCCGACGAGGACGACGAGATCGAGCTGCTCGCACGCGGGTCGGCGCGGTTCCGGGCGCGCCGGAGCATGCGCGAGGGCGGGGTGGTGTTCGACCTGGTGTCGTTCTACAAGCCGGCGCTGCAGGAGCCGAGCGAGGACTACACGGTCGAGGTCACGTCGAGCTTGACCTTCGCGCTCACGAACAGCGTGGGGCTCAAGTTGAGCCTGTCGGACAAGTACGACTCGCTGGCAGAGAATCGCGGTGCGCGCGACAATCACGACGGTCGGCTCTTCTTCTCGCTCACGGCCGCGAGCCGCTGA
- a CDS encoding sodium-dependent transporter gives MSAASKSTVFSSRWGMLLAMLGMAVGTGNIWRFPRIAASNGGGSFLVAWVCFLLIWSIPLLILEFGMGKGTRRGPIGAMVRTVGEKFAWMGAWIAFTATAIMFYYSVVMGWTMRFFWATVTGEIPTAVPGAFWESFAGTSNALLTHTLAVGLGVFVVAWGVRGIETAAKILIPSLIILVVVLAIKAVTLPGASEGLAFLFTPDWSALTDYRIWLEALTQNAWDTGAGWGLVLTYAIYMRAKGDTALNAFVIGFGNNSMSLLAGIMVLCTVFSVMPEAAGEIVGAGNEGLTFIWVPQLFAQIPGGRFFMGLFFLALTFAAWTSLVAMIELASRVLIDLGLGRGSAIALVGVSSLLFGAPSALNMDVFANQDWVWGVGLMLSGFFFAVAVLKYGVTEWRETFINHAHSDVRIGAWWDWAIRFVVVQAVVLMGWWLWNARGADPVATWTLFSPYNVGTVLIQWAIALGVFILLNGWMVRRLEKYDVGRPDARARDRVTPEEDFHAP, from the coding sequence TTGAGCGCTGCGTCGAAGAGTACCGTCTTCAGCTCCCGCTGGGGCATGCTCCTGGCCATGCTGGGCATGGCGGTGGGCACCGGCAACATCTGGCGGTTCCCGCGGATCGCGGCGTCCAACGGCGGCGGAAGCTTTCTCGTGGCGTGGGTCTGCTTCCTGCTGATCTGGTCGATCCCCCTGCTGATCCTCGAGTTCGGGATGGGCAAGGGCACGCGGAGGGGGCCGATCGGTGCCATGGTGCGCACCGTGGGCGAGAAGTTCGCGTGGATGGGCGCCTGGATCGCCTTCACGGCCACGGCGATCATGTTCTACTACAGCGTCGTCATGGGCTGGACGATGCGCTTCTTCTGGGCCACGGTCACCGGGGAGATTCCGACCGCGGTTCCGGGGGCCTTCTGGGAGTCGTTCGCGGGCACCTCCAACGCCCTGCTCACCCACACCCTCGCCGTCGGGCTGGGCGTGTTCGTGGTGGCGTGGGGTGTCCGGGGCATCGAGACCGCGGCCAAGATCCTGATTCCCTCGCTCATCATCCTCGTCGTGGTGCTCGCCATCAAGGCGGTCACCCTGCCGGGGGCCTCCGAGGGACTCGCCTTTCTCTTCACCCCCGACTGGTCGGCGCTCACCGACTACCGCATCTGGCTCGAGGCGCTCACGCAGAACGCGTGGGACACCGGAGCGGGCTGGGGGCTGGTGCTCACCTACGCCATCTACATGCGGGCCAAGGGTGACACCGCGCTCAACGCCTTCGTGATCGGGTTCGGCAACAACTCCATGTCGCTCCTCGCCGGCATCATGGTGCTGTGCACCGTCTTCAGCGTCATGCCGGAGGCGGCGGGCGAGATCGTGGGCGCCGGCAACGAAGGGCTCACCTTCATCTGGGTGCCGCAGCTCTTCGCCCAGATCCCGGGGGGGCGCTTCTTCATGGGACTCTTCTTCCTCGCCCTCACCTTCGCCGCCTGGACGAGTCTGGTGGCCATGATCGAGCTGGCGAGCCGGGTGCTGATCGACCTGGGCCTCGGGCGCGGCAGCGCCATCGCTCTCGTCGGCGTGTCGTCGCTGCTCTTCGGCGCGCCCTCGGCGCTGAACATGGACGTGTTCGCGAACCAGGACTGGGTCTGGGGCGTGGGGCTGATGCTGAGCGGCTTCTTCTTCGCCGTGGCGGTGCTGAAGTACGGGGTGACCGAGTGGCGCGAGACCTTCATCAACCACGCGCACTCCGACGTGCGCATCGGCGCCTGGTGGGACTGGGCGATCCGGTTCGTGGTGGTGCAGGCCGTGGTGCTGATGGGATGGTGGCTGTGGAACGCCCGCGGCGCCGATCCGGTCGCCACCTGGACCCTCTTCTCGCCCTACAACGTGGGCACCGTGCTGATCCAGTGGGCGATCGCGCTGGGTGTCTTCATCCTGTTGAACGGCTGGATGGTGCGCCGGCTCGAGAAGTACGACGTGGGTCGGCCCGACGCGCGAGCGCGGGACCGGGTCACCCCCGAAGAGGACTTCCACGCGCCCTGA
- a CDS encoding HD domain-containing protein encodes MPDRSDALALLESWVDNEALRLHMRSVEAAMRHYAALRGADPEVWGLAGLLHDLDWEKHPDTHPVTAVDHLREAGYPEEVCHAILAHRPDYTGVDPVTELDKVLYACDELAGLVYACCLVRPNGIDDLKPKSVAKKLKDRAFAAGVNRDDVAHGIELIGLERNEHIQNVIDGMRAEAETLRIRAVDRAG; translated from the coding sequence ATGCCCGATCGCTCCGACGCCCTCGCCCTTCTCGAATCGTGGGTCGACAACGAGGCCCTGCGCCTGCACATGCGTTCGGTGGAGGCGGCGATGCGGCACTACGCCGCACTGCGGGGGGCCGACCCGGAGGTGTGGGGGCTCGCCGGTCTCCTCCACGACCTCGACTGGGAGAAACACCCCGACACCCATCCGGTCACGGCGGTCGATCACCTGCGCGAGGCCGGGTACCCCGAGGAGGTGTGCCACGCGATTCTGGCGCACCGCCCCGACTACACGGGGGTAGACCCCGTCACCGAACTCGACAAGGTGCTCTACGCCTGCGACGAGCTGGCGGGCCTCGTCTACGCCTGCTGCCTGGTGCGGCCGAACGGCATCGACGATCTCAAGCCGAAGTCGGTGGCCAAGAAGCTCAAGGACCGCGCCTTCGCGGCGGGGGTGAACCGCGACGACGTGGCCCACGGGATCGAGTTGATCGGACTCGAGCGCAACGAGCACATCCAGAACGTGATCGACGGCATGCGCGCCGAGGCCGAGACGCTCAGGATCCGGGCGGTCGATCGCGCGGGCTGA
- a CDS encoding choice-of-anchor V domain-containing protein, whose translation MKVSPLPVAALLGGALLAAGSGLTAGPAVHPEAPPPAHTGGFGEPSCEICHAEYIVNAPGGELLIQGLPDEWSEGAAYLLTVTLRSEEMEAAGFQLSARHADGRGAGVFEPVDDRVSITDHDGPVGRVSYAAQTREGAAVPDPSVVSWHLRWIAPSGGGEVRLHAAANSGNGDNSPFGDLVYTTATVVPAATASR comes from the coding sequence GTGAAGGTCTCGCCGCTTCCGGTCGCCGCGCTCCTCGGCGGAGCGCTGCTCGCCGCGGGGTCCGGGCTCACGGCCGGCCCCGCGGTGCATCCGGAGGCGCCGCCCCCGGCGCACACCGGAGGGTTCGGCGAGCCGAGCTGCGAGATCTGTCACGCGGAGTACATCGTGAATGCCCCCGGTGGGGAGCTCCTGATCCAGGGGCTGCCCGACGAGTGGAGCGAGGGCGCCGCCTATCTCCTCACCGTCACCCTGCGGAGCGAGGAGATGGAGGCCGCGGGGTTCCAGCTCAGCGCCCGGCATGCCGACGGGCGGGGTGCCGGGGTCTTCGAGCCGGTCGACGACCGGGTGTCGATCACCGACCACGACGGGCCCGTGGGCCGGGTATCGTACGCCGCCCAGACGCGCGAGGGCGCCGCCGTGCCCGACCCGTCGGTGGTGTCGTGGCACCTGCGCTGGATCGCGCCCAGTGGGGGAGGGGAGGTGAGACTCCACGCGGCCGCGAATTCCGGCAACGGCGACAATTCGCCCTTCGGCGACCTGGTCTACACCACCGCAACGGTCGTCCCCGCGGCGACCGCGTCGAGGTAG